CGAGATCTGCGTAGTGCGTCGCGGCCGACCTGTGTGCCTGCCAGAAGGCGTCGACCGGTAGCCGCCAGGTGTGTTCGCCCACCCGCCGGGTGACGGTGGAGGGGCCCGACACGAGCTCCCACGCCCCGGGACGTGAGGACCGGGCCCGTGCGCTGGTCGCGGCGCCCTGCCGGGACCGACGATCGCGCCCCCGCGTCACCGGGTCGGTGACCCGTCGGTGTGCCACGTGGACCTCGCCGTCGTCCCCCAGAACCCCGAGGACCTCCCGGTGCGGCCCCACGCCCGCGGCCAGCACCGCCTCCGCGATCCGGGGGTCGGCCTGGACACAGGGCACGGTCACCACGTCGCGGGACCGGGACCGACGGACGCCCGGAACGCCGTCGGCTCCGGTCACCCATCGGGCCACCGTCCGCCAGCCGGTACTCGCGTCGTCGCCGGCGGGAACCCCGACCGGAACGCGATCGGCGGTGGAGTGGATCCGCCCGATCCGGCTGGCCTGTTCGGCCAGGATCCTGCCGGAGAACCCCCGGGCGGCCACCGGATCGATGTGGCTCCAGTCGCAACACCCGGCGCCCGCAGCCGCGGCCGGGCAGAGCGGCTCGATCCGGTCCCTGGAGCTCTCGAGCACGCCGATCACGGTTCCGCGGCAGAAGGCGCGGCCCGGGTCGTCGTCGACCACGACCTCGACCAGTTCGCCCGTGATCCCGCCCCGGCAGAACACCACTCGGCCCTCGTGCCGGGCCACGAACTCGCCCCCCTGCGCGGGACCCTCGATGCGCAGGCGGAGCACACGCCCCGTCCACTCGGTTCTCTCCGTCTGAGTCATCAGTCCTCCGGTCCACCCCAGCGCCCGATGATGGGCTCGTCGCGCGCCTGCTCCGCGCGGCCGTCCGAGGACGACAGCTGCCACGGGACGCTGGTCACCATGACACCCCTCTCGTACAGCAGGCGGGACTTGAGTCGCAGCGCGCTCTGGTTGTGCAGGAGTTGCTCCCACCAGTGGCCCACCACGTACTCCGGGATGTACACGATCACGACGTCTCTCGGCGACTGGTCGCGCAGTCGCTTGACGTAGTCCACCACCGGCCGGTTGATCTCCCGGTAGGGCGACTCCACCACCTTGAGCGGCACGGTGATCCGCCGCTTCTCCCACTCCCGGACAAGGACGCGGGTCTCGGCCGTCTCGATGTTCACCGTCAGTGCCTCGATCGTGTCCGGTCTGGTCGCCCGCGCGTAGGCCAGGGCCCGGAGCGTGGGCAGGTGGAGCTTGGACACCAGCACCACACAATGCGTCCGGCTCGGCAGGACGACCTCCCAGGACGAGTCCTCGAGCTCGCGCGCCACCGACTCGTAGTGACGGTGGATGAGTTTCATCACCCCGAACACGGCCAGCATGGCCAGTACCGCGATGTAGGCGCCCGCGAAGAACTTGGTGCCCATGACGATCACCAGCACACCGGAAGTGAGCACGAAGCCGACCGCGTTGATCGCCCGCGCGCGCTGCACCCGTCGCCGGACCGCCGGGATCTGTTCGCTCTCCAGGCGCCGCGTCCAATGGCGGACCATCCCGAGTTGGCTGAGCGAGAAGGCCACGAAG
This Dietzia psychralcaliphila DNA region includes the following protein-coding sequences:
- a CDS encoding class I SAM-dependent RNA methyltransferase, with translation MTQTERTEWTGRVLRLRIEGPAQGGEFVARHEGRVVFCRGGITGELVEVVVDDDPGRAFCRGTVIGVLESSRDRIEPLCPAAAAGAGCCDWSHIDPVAARGFSGRILAEQASRIGRIHSTADRVPVGVPAGDDASTGWRTVARWVTGADGVPGVRRSRSRDVVTVPCVQADPRIAEAVLAAGVGPHREVLGVLGDDGEVHVAHRRVTDPVTRGRDRRSRQGAATSARARSSRPGAWELVSGPSTVTRRVGEHTWRLPVDAFWQAHRSAATHYADLVRQAVSGAPGLPAEPVVWDLYGGAGLFSAAVLDVSPRARVTLVESSRASSGAAGTALDTGPGIVTVCARVEAFLARTDGDPGRPGTPDLVILDPPRGGAGIDVMADLSGRTRSRIIHIGCDPASLARDVGVLVAAGWTLVDLRGVAAFPATHHVEGLAVLDPPRMS